catgtcttccaatatctgaattactctttcagactatccatccgtctgaggatgaaacgcagtactgaaatccagtcgtgtacccaaagcctcgtgtaatttcttctagaaccgagatGTGAACCTAGGATCCCTGTCAGATATGATAGAAACTGATacaccatgcaatcttacaatctcagccatgtacaacttggccaacttctaTAATGAATAATCAGTGCAGACCGGTATAAAATGGGCAGACTTAGTCAGTCGGTCTACAATCACCCAAattgaatccttcttagaaggcgttaagggtaacccactaacaaaatccatggtcaccctctcccacttccagagtggaatcttAACTTGCTGCAGTAacccagaaggtaattgatgcttagccttaacctgctgacacgTCAAGCACTTACTTACATAATCGATAACTTCGCGTTTtaacccaggccaccaatacaactcacgAAGATCTCAATATAACTTGTTCCCGCCAGGATGCATGGCATAAGGGCTACCATGCGCCTCTCGAAGAATAAACTGCCTCAGACTAGAATCATTCGGTATACACACTCTTCCACGAAAACATAACACCCCTTTCCCATTCAGTCCAAAATCTAAAGTTTCACCATTTCCTACTTGCTGAAAACGAGGAACTAGCGACTCATCCAACAACTTCTTTTCCTTAATTTGAACAgtccaagtcggtctcacttgcagttcagctaacaagctaccatcatcgtACAGgctaagacgagcaaacattgctgtTAAATCAGAGACAACTTTACGGCTCAGTgtgtcagctaccacattagctttgcctgggtggtactcaattgaacaatcataatctttaagcaactcaatccaccttcgttgcctaaagttcaactccttctgagtaatgAGATACTTAAGGCTTTTATGGTCCGTATAAATAATCGTTCTTtccccatataaataatgcctctaaatttttagtgcaaacaccaccgctgccaattccaaatcatgagtgggaTAACTCGCCtcgtgaggtttaagctgtcgcgacGCATAAGTAACCACACTttcttcttgcatcaacacacatcctaatccaACGTGTTACGCATTACTATAAACAGTGAATTCCTTCCTAGACTTCAGCTGTATCAAAACAGAAGCCTCAGTTAaagctttcttcaacttctcaaaactcttTTGCTGTTTATCGGGCCAAACAAATGGCACCCCTTTTCacagtaatttagtcaaaggtaCAGCTATCACTGAAAACCCTTTCACAAAACATCTGTAATATCCAGTTAAACCCAGAAAATTTTGAATCTGAGATACagtctttggtggtttccaaccCAATACGGATTTAATTTtccgaggatcaaccctaatcccctcagcagataccatgtgacccagaaatgtcacctcttgtagccaaaactcacacttgctgaattttaCATACTACTGTTTTTGTCTCAAAATTTTAAGGACAATCCGCAAGTGTTCATCATGCTCCTCCTCATTTCtcgaatacaccaaaatatcgtCTATGAACACTACTACTAATCGGTCCAGATAGGGTTAAAATACTCGGTTCATCATGTCCATGAAAGTAGCTGGTGCcttcgttaacccaaatggcattactaggaactcgtaatgaccataacgagtcctaaatgctgtcttatacacatcagcttccttaacctttagttgatggtacccagatcgaagatctattttggagaacaCAGTAGCTCATCGCAACTGAttaaatagatcatcaatccctggcaaagggtacttattcttgatggtcagcttattcagttgacgatagtcaatgaaCATGCGCATGGAcccgtccttcttcttcacaaacaatactggtactccccacggagacacacttggtcgaaTGAATCCTCGGTCTAAcagctcttgaatttgagccgTTAACTCTActagctcctttggtgccatcctatatggggcgatagatactggagctgttcctgGTAGAAGCTCAATATCGAATTCAACCTTACGGTCTGGAGGCAAGCTCGAAAGCTCTTCTAGAAAAACATCCGGGAACTCCTTGACAGTTCTAACATCCTCAACAGAAAGACTTTTAGCCTCAGAATGGCTAACGTATGCCAGGAAAGCCTCACAACCCTTGCGAACCAGCTTCTCAGCTCTTAACgttgatatcacattagacaaataatctctTCGTTCCCCTATTATAGCCACCTCCTCATCCTCTGAAGTTTTCAACACCAAcagcttagcagcacaatccagctTTGCACGATGCTtcactagccaatccatgcctaaaataatatcaaattccccgAATGGCAGTTTCATCAAATTTGCAGGAAATACGACCCCTTGAACTTCTAAGGGCACGCCCTTGAATAACTTATCCACCCTAACTGATTGCCCTAGTGGACTCAACACTGTCATTTCACTAGTAGTGCCCTCAAACTGAATACCCAACATCTCAGACACAGTGCATGTAACATACGAATGCGTAGATCCAATGTCAATTAAGGCAACATATgacatattataaataaaaaaacgtACCGGTTATGATGTCAGGGGCGTCACCATCCTCTCGAtgacgagcagcataaaccaaggCTGGTTGTCTCGCCTCAGTATTACATGTGCCTCTACCCGGTGCTCCACGACCCTGTCCAAACCCATTTCCACCTTTGGCCTGTCCACGACCCCTCAGTGGCTGACCACCTCTCACTGGCTGAACATGACCCTGTCCTATAGCTTGTATTTGAGTAGGCCTCTGAGGACAATTCCTTACCTGATCATTTATGGACCTACATCTGAAGCACGCCCCAATCTTTTTCCAGCACTCACCCAAATGAGACCTCCCACAGTCAACACAGGGCTGCGGTCTTGCAACAACATCAGGATCTCCAACTCGAACTGGCCCATCAAACTTGGCCCTCTTAATAGGCCTACCTGCTGAACCAGAGGATCCAAAATCCCTTTTTCCTCTGCCCCTATCTTTCTCACGATTTTGGCACTCCGAGCGCTTCACATCCTCAGTAATCTTTgttttctccactaaagcagtaaagtctcgctccctctgtggagctatgaAAATTCTCAACTCATTACGAAGACCGTCCTCAAAATGCATATAGCGTTTGTACTCAGTCATTACTATCCCACGAGCATAACGACTCAACTgcagaaactccgcctcatatgCCGCCACAGTCCTATTCCCCTGGGTCAAGTTTAGAAATTCCTTCATtcgagcgtccacataacttgcgccTACATATTTCCCCTGAAAGGATGTCTTGAAGAAATCCCATGTCAGACGGTCAGCTTGTGTACCTTCTCTCACAGTAAGCCACCATTGATAAGTCTCATCTCGCAGTAAGGACACTGcccctttcaatttctgttcCATAGTACAGTCAAGATCATCCATTATCCGCTCCgtagcctctaaccaatattctgccacattcggggctacaccagaaaCACCCCTAAAAGTCTCCGCCCAATTAGATCGGAGTCGCTCAGAAATTGACCCCGGGCCACTGATCCCTTACTCGCTCTAGCAACCCTTTCGAGAACTCGCAGCATCGCTTGAGACAAGGCATCATCCCCTATTgctcgatcatgagacccagtcttaATTACAGGTGAAGCTGGTGTCTCCCTAGCAGACATGTGCCTGACGCCGAAGACCCAGCTCTAGCACCCCTTCGGCCTCTGCCACAGCCTcgtgtaccccttccacgagtacctctagtgctcatatcGAGATacactttatctatttttaaaagttttatgctATTAGTTAATAAttccaattttttattaaaatatattttatgataaacAATATTTAGAGTTTTGTTTCCGCATATCAAGATCCTGCTACCAATATTAGTCTTCTACAGTCTCAGTTTGCTCtaaacagagatttaatgctacCATTTATAACAATTTTTCAGCATCACATTACAACTTAAAATAGTAAATGCTAGCAgtgaacttacagatttggtgccggagactcggtgtgccataCTTTCAGTAACATCATTTCAGAAACAAGTTAAGTTCCGttgaaaaatttcaaaaccaaatttcaGAGAAACCTTTTTAAACCCCCAATTtcagaaaagaaggaaaaatacTTTTCTGCTACCCATACTACAGTCGatttttgtaacctggctctgataccattaactgtaacactccaaactcggcctagatgttacgACTGAATTTGATGTGCCACATTAATTACCCGAAAACCCGACAAGCTTATGATGTTAAACCGGTTGTCATAAAAGCCTTTATATGTTTAAAGCCCGTGTATGCCTAGTGTTTCATGTTGTTTAAGACGTGTATAGTTTTCAATACGTTTGTTTTTATCAGAATTTAAAGTTGCAGGTTTGCTCATGGAaaatgttattattttgaaaacccgATGTTCCTACTCTAGCAGTTGATAAATACCAAATCATAGcctaattaaaagttaaaaccccaaatgaccttattacaaaaataaaacccaaatataaaaccattaaatAATAAAGTCATTCGTGATCGTGTAGCCACCCCGAGTCCCTTGCAGCTCCAAACCGtctaagtctgaggattacctgtacaattaaaagaaagggtgagtttgcgAAATCTCAGTGTATAATCCCTTATCAGACTATAGAAAACAATGCATACAGTAACGTtctaggcctgagccctattcagtatcagtacagtctgggccttagcccttaaacagtagcagtgggggcctaagcccaatacagtttCAGTATAGTGcaaaatgcaacccatcccataaccatccagcacaccacccgtaccaaccaacacaccatgtggggataccagtcaacccacccaaccaacacaccaatatcgcagcaaagctaccaCTAATAATAACGCAGCGTAGCTGCCAATAGCAGTAAGTGTGGCAAGCCACCAATAATAATAgatgtgacatagtcaccagtacagtgCTTCCTCCATATTATAAACCCAACCCTATGCAGATGTCGTGTCATAAATAATACGCGTAAGCAGTATATCATACTCATAACTAGTCATGTAAATGtcattcacatatcaaataacctaCCACTAGCGTTATAAAGGtcatatcatcagttaagggtaaattagtaatttttaCCCTTCAGGGATATTTCGGTCATTTAACTGATTTTAGGGTATCAGTACAGATAACGACCCTTCAGAAGGTCTACAGTCGTCTCGAATGACTAAGACAACCCGTATGGCcaaaacagtgtaaatgggcctacgacccattactcggcccaagtgggcccatacGCCCCTGTGGCccatttagatcaagttaagtcGTGTCAACGCGGTTTCCATGTCCCATTCCATATTTTTTCACTTACCGCATATCCTTTTTGTGTGGGGCCCTCGGGTCTATTGGGCCCGCACAGCCCCTCTCGGCCCATCAAGGCCCATGACGGCCCTAGCCCATGAAACGCACGCAACGGTCTTATAGTCTACCACCCATAATTTGTGGGCTCGACTCACCCCACGAGAGATTGCACGTTCGCATGGCCTCAAATGCCGAAACTCTGGCTTTCCGACTTTTACCGATCTACTACTGCAttggtgtggttacacacctacGTTCATCATTGATTACAGAGTAAGGTTGGGTGAACAACTACACACCTATTTTGGAGAAGTTCAACGCACTCCACACGCCCAACCTACACAACCCAACGTTCCACAAACAGTCTTAGTCGTTTGGATTAACCATTCAAGGACATCCTTTTGCACACCACATACTACGTTGCTTACCTTGATTGCATAAATAGGGCTCTAACCACCTCTTCTTCCAGAACCCAGTTGTCTACAATCTGTATTAACAACTACATCCATTAAATTACCTAACTTAATCGTAAACTACTTAACCTTGGGAACTATTTACCGAAACAGAGACTAAGAGAAAGGAGTGGCAATATTCGGCCTATCCCAACAAACACCA
The Gossypium hirsutum isolate 1008001.06 chromosome A07, Gossypium_hirsutum_v2.1, whole genome shotgun sequence genome window above contains:
- the LOC121203662 gene encoding uncharacterized protein, translating into MSARETPASPVIKTGSHDRAIGDDALSQAMLRVLERVARATPNVAEYWLEATERIMDDLDCTMEQKLKGAVSLLRDETYQWWLTVREGTQADRLTWDFFKTSFQGKYVGASYVDARMKEFLNLTQGNRTVAAYEAEFLQLSRYARGIVMTEYKRYMHFEDGLRNELRIFIAPQRERDFTALVEKTKITEDVKRSECQNREKDRGRGKRDFGSSGSAGRPIKRAKFDGPVRVGDPDVVARPQPCVDCGRSHLGECWKKIGACFRCRSINDQVRNCPQRPTQIQAIGQGHVQPVRGGQPLRGRGQAKGGNGFGQGRGAPGRGTCNTEARQPALVYAARHREDGDAPDIITGMDWLVKHRAKLDCAAKLLVLKTSEDEEVAIIGERRDYLSNVISTLRAEKLVRKGCEAFLAYVSHSEAKSLSVEDVRTVKEFPDVFLEELSSLPPDRKVEFDIELLPGTAPQKSFEKLKKALTEASVLIQLKSRKEFTVYSKANVVADTLSRKVVSDLTAMFARLSLYDDGSLLAELQVRPTWTVQIKEKKLLDESLVPRFQQVGNGETLDFGLNGKGVLCFRGRVCIPNDSSLRQFILREAHGSPYAMHPGGNKLY